One window from the genome of Pseudomonas sp. L5B5 encodes:
- a CDS encoding GTP 3',8-cyclase MoaA → MIVDRQGRRFRNLRISLTSACNYACTYCVPNGKRLVAAQDELSAEAMARGVAYLIEAAGIERLRITGGEPLVSPKLAAFMGAVGRMGLADISLTTNGQLLARKLPLLLDAGIRRINVSLDTLDAAAFRGIARGGDLATVLDGMRQARAAGLRIKVNMVPLRGQNLDQVMPLLDYCLEQGYELRFIELMRMGHLASDSNAFLQQFVSLQQLLDLIGQRYEYLQADAPVDATAVRYEIPGLGHFGVIANESVPFCRTCSRLRLSSTGWLHGCLSSSNRHYVGDLLDKPRHQALPALQRLLVKALGDKQDVAFSGGATVMKIIGG, encoded by the coding sequence ATGATCGTTGATCGTCAAGGCAGGCGCTTTCGCAACTTGCGGATCAGTCTGACGTCAGCCTGCAATTACGCCTGTACCTATTGCGTGCCCAATGGCAAGCGACTGGTGGCTGCCCAGGACGAGTTGTCGGCTGAGGCGATGGCCCGCGGCGTGGCCTACCTGATCGAGGCCGCCGGTATCGAGCGCCTGCGCATCACGGGTGGCGAACCGCTGGTCAGTCCAAAGCTTGCTGCGTTCATGGGGGCTGTGGGTCGCATGGGCCTGGCGGACATCAGCCTGACCACCAACGGCCAGTTACTGGCCCGCAAGCTGCCGCTGTTGTTGGACGCCGGGATCCGGCGGATCAACGTTTCCCTCGATACCCTGGATGCCGCGGCCTTTCGCGGCATTGCCCGTGGCGGCGACCTGGCCACGGTGCTCGATGGCATGCGCCAGGCGCGAGCGGCGGGGCTGAGGATCAAGGTCAACATGGTGCCGCTGCGTGGGCAGAACCTGGACCAGGTCATGCCGTTGCTCGATTATTGCCTGGAGCAGGGTTACGAGTTGCGCTTCATCGAGTTGATGCGCATGGGGCATCTGGCCAGCGACAGCAATGCCTTCCTGCAGCAGTTTGTCAGCCTGCAGCAGCTGCTGGACCTGATCGGCCAGCGCTACGAATACCTCCAGGCCGATGCACCGGTGGATGCCACCGCCGTGCGCTATGAAATTCCCGGCCTCGGTCACTTTGGGGTGATCGCCAACGAAAGCGTGCCGTTCTGCCGGACTTGCTCGCGCCTGCGCCTGTCGTCCACCGGCTGGTTGCATGGCTGCCTGTCCTCGAGCAATCGCCACTATGTTGGCGACCTGCTGGATAAACCGCGTCACCAGGCCCTGCCGGCCCTGCAGCGGTTGTTGGTCAAGGCCCTGGGCGACAAGCAGGATGTGGCCTTCTCCGGGGGCGCCACGGTCATGAAGATCATCGGTGGCTGA
- a CDS encoding purine-cytosine permease family protein produces MGSSTAGQGAGQLETRGIEPVPEAECNGHPLQLFWVWFAANISILGLPLGATLVAFRGLSIWQVLLVAILGSVGSFAVVGLISVAGRRGRAPSLTLSRAIFGVRGNIGPTLVSMLSRVGWETVNTTTAAFVLLSLSSILFQTPASAKDAPLLTLLFIAIFVLLTLSVSGLGHATLLLIQKWATYGFGALNVLVGGFLCATIDWTAVFSAAPAPLSAVLIGIGTMAAGTGIGWASSGADMSRYQQRSVSAGRLVASAAFGAGIPLVLLITLGGLLSVGNDHLASAVDPIIAIRDMLPTWMVVPYLVAAFGGLLLSNNLSVYSAGLTALTLGLKVKRVYAVLVDIVAIFVGSIYFMLIADSFYGPFISFISLLAVPITAWVGIFVVDLIHRHCYSAADLLDVSPASAYWYQGGIEWRAFGAWLLAIVLGFSFTSIGTTAEDVWFAGPLADSWLGQNGLGWIVTFLVAGGGYGLLGGARDRRAGFVEKANA; encoded by the coding sequence ATGGGTTCATCGACAGCCGGGCAGGGCGCCGGGCAACTGGAGACACGTGGTATCGAGCCGGTTCCCGAGGCAGAGTGCAACGGCCACCCGCTGCAGCTGTTCTGGGTCTGGTTCGCAGCCAACATCAGCATTCTCGGCCTGCCGCTCGGGGCGACGCTGGTGGCCTTTCGCGGCCTGTCGATCTGGCAGGTACTGCTGGTGGCGATCCTCGGCTCGGTAGGCTCGTTCGCGGTGGTCGGCCTGATCTCGGTGGCTGGCCGACGTGGGCGGGCTCCCAGCCTGACCCTGTCCCGGGCGATCTTCGGGGTGCGTGGCAACATCGGCCCGACCCTGGTATCGATGCTGTCCCGGGTAGGCTGGGAGACGGTCAACACCACCACGGCAGCCTTCGTCCTGTTGTCCCTGAGTTCGATCCTGTTCCAGACCCCGGCCTCGGCCAAGGATGCCCCGCTGCTGACGCTGTTGTTCATTGCCATCTTCGTGCTGCTGACCTTGAGCGTTTCGGGCCTGGGCCATGCGACCTTGCTGCTGATCCAGAAGTGGGCGACCTACGGCTTCGGCGCGCTGAACGTGCTGGTGGGCGGTTTTCTCTGCGCCACCATCGACTGGACGGCGGTGTTCAGTGCCGCCCCTGCGCCATTGAGTGCCGTACTGATCGGCATTGGCACCATGGCCGCGGGTACGGGCATTGGCTGGGCCAGTTCCGGGGCCGACATGTCGCGCTACCAGCAGCGCTCGGTCAGTGCCGGCCGCCTGGTGGCCTCGGCGGCCTTCGGCGCTGGTATACCCCTGGTGCTGCTGATCACCCTGGGCGGGCTGTTGTCGGTGGGCAACGATCACCTGGCCTCGGCGGTGGATCCGATCATTGCCATCCGCGACATGCTGCCGACCTGGATGGTGGTGCCGTACCTGGTGGCGGCCTTTGGCGGGCTGCTGCTGTCCAACAACCTGTCGGTGTATTCCGCCGGTCTTACTGCGCTGACCCTGGGGCTCAAGGTCAAGCGGGTCTATGCGGTGCTGGTGGACATCGTGGCGATCTTCGTCGGCTCGATCTACTTCATGCTGATTGCCGACAGCTTCTACGGCCCCTTCATCAGCTTCATCTCCCTGTTGGCGGTGCCCATCACCGCCTGGGTCGGAATCTTCGTGGTGGACCTCATCCACCGTCACTGCTACAGCGCGGCCGACCTGCTGGATGTCAGCCCCGCCAGCGCCTACTGGTACCAGGGCGGCATCGAGTGGCGGGCGTTCGGCGCCTGGCTGCTGGCCATTGTCCTGGGCTTCTCCTTCACCAGCATCGGTACCACGGCCGAGGATGTGTGGTTCGCCGGGCCGCTGGCCGATTCCTGGCTGGGCCAGAATGGCCTGGGCTGGATTGTCACGTTCCTGGTGGCGGGCGGCGGGTATGGCCTGCTAGGTGGTGCCCGGGATCGGCGCGCAGGTTTTGTCGAGAAGGCCAATGCCTAG
- a CDS encoding PfkB family carbohydrate kinase, whose protein sequence is MPRLLHSGQVIVDLVMPVECLPIPGGEVLAESAHFDAGGGFNVMAAAARNGLSVVYLGRHGQGRFGDLAREAMQAEGIQMSLPCSPGADTGLCVVLTDASGERTFISHIGAEGELSAQDLAQVRVTAEDFVYVSGYSLLQASKARALLDWLLDLPAMLPLMFDPGPLLASVEPALLATLLPRVDIWSSNRVEALQFTGCEHIAAALEQLAVRLAPDALVVLRDGPRGCWVGQQGRQVLVPGFAVEVLDSNGAGDAHAGVFIAALAAGLDPLAAARRANAAAALAVTRRGPATAPGSAEVDALLEVG, encoded by the coding sequence ATGCCTAGGTTGCTGCATAGCGGACAGGTCATTGTCGATCTGGTGATGCCCGTGGAGTGTCTGCCGATACCGGGGGGAGAAGTGCTTGCCGAGTCGGCGCATTTTGACGCCGGGGGTGGTTTCAACGTCATGGCTGCGGCGGCGCGTAACGGTCTGTCGGTGGTGTACCTGGGGCGCCACGGCCAGGGGCGTTTCGGTGACCTGGCACGCGAGGCGATGCAGGCCGAAGGCATTCAGATGAGCCTGCCTTGCAGCCCGGGTGCCGATACCGGGTTGTGCGTGGTGCTGACCGATGCCAGTGGCGAACGCACCTTCATTTCCCATATCGGTGCCGAGGGCGAGCTGTCGGCCCAGGACCTGGCGCAGGTCAGGGTTACCGCCGAGGATTTCGTCTATGTCAGCGGCTACAGCCTCTTGCAGGCGAGCAAGGCGCGGGCCCTGCTCGACTGGTTGCTGGACCTGCCGGCCATGTTGCCGCTGATGTTCGACCCGGGGCCGCTACTGGCTTCGGTGGAACCAGCGTTGCTGGCGACCTTGCTGCCCCGGGTGGATATCTGGAGCAGCAACCGTGTGGAGGCGTTGCAGTTTACCGGCTGCGAACACATTGCCGCGGCCCTGGAGCAACTGGCCGTGCGCTTGGCACCCGATGCCCTGGTGGTGCTGCGCGATGGCCCCCGGGGGTGCTGGGTAGGACAGCAGGGACGGCAGGTCCTGGTTCCCGGGTTTGCAGTCGAGGTGCTGGACAGCAACGGTGCCGGCGACGCCCATGCCGGGGTGTTCATCGCCGCGCTCGCCGCAGGTCTCGACCCCCTGGCGGCAGCACGTCGGGCGAATGCCGCGGCGGCCCTGGCGGTGACCCGCCGAGGGCCGGCCACGGCCCCCGGCAGCGCCGAAGTGGATGCCCTGCTGGAGGTTGGCTGA
- a CDS encoding DUF1285 domain-containing protein produces MSGPGKANDLLAQIPKAEKGLPPVHSWNPDFCGDIDMRIARDGTWYYLGTPIGRKPMVKLFSTIIRRDGDDYFLVTPVEKVGIKVDDAPFVAVTLEVQGQGEEQVLRFTTNVDELVCADSERPLRVVIDPRTQEPAPYIGVRHNLEALIHRNVFYQLVDLAQPHDIDGQRWLGVWSAGVFFPIGLEP; encoded by the coding sequence ATGAGTGGTCCAGGCAAGGCCAATGACCTGTTGGCGCAAATTCCCAAGGCTGAAAAAGGCCTGCCGCCGGTTCATTCGTGGAACCCCGATTTCTGCGGCGATATCGACATGCGGATCGCCCGCGACGGCACCTGGTACTACCTGGGCACACCCATCGGCCGCAAACCGATGGTCAAGCTGTTCTCCACCATCATCCGCCGCGATGGCGACGACTATTTCCTCGTCACGCCGGTGGAGAAGGTGGGAATCAAGGTCGATGATGCGCCTTTTGTCGCCGTGACCCTGGAGGTGCAAGGCCAGGGCGAAGAGCAGGTGCTGCGTTTTACCACCAATGTCGATGAACTGGTGTGTGCCGACAGTGAGCGCCCCCTGCGGGTGGTCATCGACCCGCGGACCCAGGAACCGGCGCCGTATATCGGGGTTCGACACAATCTCGAAGCGCTGATCCACCGCAATGTCTTCTACCAACTGGTGGACTTGGCGCAGCCCCATGACATTGATGGTCAGCGCTGGCTCGGGGTATGGAGCGCTGGGGTGTTTTTCCCCATTGGCCTGGAGCCTTAG
- a CDS encoding GntR family transcriptional regulator, producing the protein MIKHVRFDKKKRVVDELIRRIESGLMEDGSQLPGEHRLAEEFGVSRGTLREALAELKRRNYIATQSGVGSIVTFDGVALDQNHGWAQALADSGALINTEVLRLEPICRPDLKHRLGTEQFIALDRRRRSTDGRVLSLERSLIPASGGLEGLPRVGLIDDSLTITLAAYGYIGERGDQWIGAEPLSAEDAQLLGRATGEVFLKALRTTYDRQGRFMEQVESLLDPQHFRMHLQFGESQ; encoded by the coding sequence ATGATCAAACATGTCCGATTCGATAAGAAAAAAAGAGTGGTCGACGAACTGATCCGGCGCATTGAGAGCGGTCTGATGGAAGACGGCTCTCAACTCCCGGGCGAGCATCGCCTGGCCGAGGAATTCGGTGTCAGCCGTGGCACCTTGCGCGAGGCCCTGGCCGAGCTCAAGCGCCGCAACTACATCGCCACGCAAAGCGGGGTCGGCTCCATCGTCACCTTCGACGGTGTCGCCCTGGACCAGAACCATGGCTGGGCCCAGGCGCTGGCCGACAGCGGGGCGCTGATCAATACCGAGGTGCTGCGCCTGGAGCCAATCTGCCGCCCGGACCTCAAGCATCGCCTGGGCACCGAGCAGTTCATCGCCCTGGACCGCCGCCGACGCAGCACCGATGGCCGGGTCCTGTCCCTCGAACGTTCGCTCATTCCTGCATCCGGTGGGCTGGAAGGCCTGCCCCGGGTCGGCCTGATCGATGATTCCCTGACCATTACCCTGGCTGCCTATGGCTACATCGGCGAGCGTGGCGACCAGTGGATCGGTGCCGAGCCGTTGAGCGCCGAGGATGCCCAGCTGCTGGGGCGCGCCACCGGCGAAGTGTTCCTCAAGGCCCTGCGCACGACCTATGACCGCCAGGGGCGTTTCATGGAACAGGTCGAGAGCCTGCTGGATCCGCAGCATTTTCGCATGCACCTACAATTCGGGGAGTCTCAGTGA
- a CDS encoding ADP-ribosylglycohydrolase family protein — MSPLQRALGAFYGLALGDALGMPTQSLSREQVQQRFGTIRTLEDAGPDQPIAANMPKGSITDDTEQAVLVGRLLVRGQGRIAAQELAQGLIEWEAAMQAKGSQDLLGPSTKHAIEMILAGHSVEEAGRYGTTNGAAMRITPVGIASDVAVPEAFVQAVVQACQVTHNTSLGIASAAAVAAVVSAGINGTALGEALALGREIACQAEAHGHWVAGANIAARLQWAATLGVAGDKAGFARTLYELVGTSVASQESVVASFALAGQVALGRLEAFEALCMAASLGGDTDTIAAILGAMLGACLGLESWPAELIARVRQVNKLDLQPLVEQLLALR, encoded by the coding sequence GTGAGTCCGCTGCAGCGGGCACTGGGAGCGTTCTACGGACTGGCCCTGGGCGATGCCCTGGGCATGCCCACCCAATCCCTGAGCCGCGAACAGGTCCAGCAGCGCTTCGGGACGATCCGCACCCTGGAAGATGCTGGCCCGGACCAGCCGATCGCCGCCAACATGCCCAAAGGATCGATCACCGATGACACCGAGCAGGCGGTCCTGGTAGGGCGCCTGCTGGTACGCGGCCAGGGCCGGATCGCTGCGCAGGAGTTGGCCCAGGGCTTGATCGAATGGGAAGCGGCGATGCAGGCCAAGGGTTCCCAGGACCTGCTTGGCCCCTCCACCAAGCACGCCATCGAGATGATCCTTGCCGGCCACTCGGTGGAGGAGGCGGGGCGTTACGGCACGACCAATGGCGCCGCCATGCGCATCACCCCGGTCGGCATCGCCAGCGACGTGGCGGTGCCCGAGGCATTCGTCCAGGCCGTGGTCCAGGCCTGCCAGGTTACCCACAACACCAGCCTGGGCATTGCCAGTGCCGCAGCGGTGGCGGCAGTGGTTTCTGCCGGGATCAACGGCACGGCCCTGGGCGAGGCGCTGGCGCTCGGCAGGGAGATCGCCTGCCAGGCCGAGGCGCACGGGCACTGGGTCGCCGGAGCGAACATCGCCGCCCGCCTGCAATGGGCCGCGACCCTGGGCGTGGCTGGCGACAAGGCAGGGTTCGCCCGGACCCTGTATGAACTGGTTGGCACCTCGGTGGCTTCCCAGGAGTCGGTAGTGGCCAGTTTCGCCCTGGCCGGCCAGGTAGCGCTGGGCCGCCTGGAAGCCTTCGAAGCCCTGTGCATGGCCGCCAGCCTGGGTGGAGATACCGACACCATCGCCGCGATCCTGGGCGCCATGCTCGGGGCCTGCCTGGGCCTGGAGAGCTGGCCTGCCGAACTCATCGCTCGGGTGCGGCAGGTCAACAAGCTGGACCTGCAGCCTCTGGTAGAACAACTGCTGGCCCTGCGCTGA
- a CDS encoding DUF4823 domain-containing protein gives MRSLVLLLAFLALGGCMNVSDMGEGVRYHLSDAGVLDHSDTRRTSSFRIQPDSYIFIAQGHFVPPGDAYPRPNVVAEEAFNGFVEYFPMVRRARAPQGLNEAMTEARSQGAHYLLYARFARADDRIGNSDEWFDQEAVDRLGVDTSTIQIMLIETSTQYLIDSARIRSRGGLLTFHDNKPQDLLGPPLRQYARGLLGLSD, from the coding sequence ATGCGTAGCCTGGTTTTGCTGCTGGCCTTTTTGGCACTCGGCGGCTGCATGAATGTCAGTGATATGGGCGAAGGGGTGCGCTACCACCTGAGCGATGCGGGAGTGCTCGATCACAGCGATACCCGTCGCACCAGCTCGTTCCGCATTCAGCCCGATTCGTACATTTTTATTGCCCAGGGGCATTTCGTTCCGCCGGGTGATGCCTACCCCAGGCCCAACGTGGTAGCCGAGGAAGCCTTCAACGGTTTCGTCGAGTATTTCCCCATGGTCCGCCGGGCGCGTGCTCCACAAGGCCTCAACGAAGCCATGACCGAAGCTCGCAGCCAGGGTGCGCACTATCTGCTTTATGCACGGTTCGCTCGAGCCGACGACCGTATCGGCAACTCCGATGAGTGGTTCGACCAGGAGGCGGTGGACCGCCTGGGCGTCGACACCAGCACCATCCAGATCATGCTGATCGAAACCAGTACGCAATACCTGATCGACTCGGCACGGATTCGCAGTCGTGGCGGTTTACTGACGTTTCACGACAACAAGCCCCAAGACTTGCTCGGCCCGCCCCTGCGGCAGTACGCGCGTGGCCTGTTGGGCCTGAGTGACTGA